In Ignavibacteria bacterium, the genomic stretch GGCGGATTCCTAATCTTAAACATTCCTTGGTCAATCTATAAATACGTTCACAAAGGAGATTTTTTATACGATAGAAACTTTACGAACACAGCTTGGGAGTTATTCGGGCAGGGAAAAATGAGCTGGGATTATTTTCAGGCGGTCGAGTCGCCAAAGTTCAATTCAATGGCTGATGTTTTTCTCCGCGATCCGGTTCATTTTTTGAAAGAAATTTTTGTAATAAACTTTTATGAGAATTTTGTCGGTGACCTTGAGAAACTTCTATCAATTCCTTTTGCGGTTTTACTTGTAATTGGAGTGATTGCTTTATTCAAGAGGAAATATTTCAAAAATCAAGTTTTCTTTTTTATCAATATCTTGTTCTCATTTTTAATTCTGCTCCCAGCATTTTACAGTGAAAGATTTTCAATGTTTCTTATCAGCGGTTATGGATTGATTGTTCTTTTATTGCTGAATCGAGAGCAGTTGCTGAAGATCAATCTTGGCGGATTAAAATTATCGCTCATAATATTTTTAGTTGTCTTTGTTTGGTCAATGGTCGAAAGCATCACACACAATTCAAAGCAGATAGATTTCGGACCGCAAGAAGTTCTAGCAATTTCAGAAGCTGCACCTGACAGTATTAAGACAGAAACGAACTGGGTGATCGCACGCAAACCTCACATCGGGTATTATTTGGATATGTCGTACAGAAAAATTCCTTTTGTAAGTACATACGACAGCTTAATCACTTGGATGAGAGAAAAAGAAGCCGATTACTTTTTCGTCAGTTCATTTGAAGCACAGACTTTAATGTCGTACACAACAAATCAAAACGAGCAGCAGAAGTTTTATAATTTGTTGAATGCAGAAGCCCTAAAACCAGAGTTGATCCCGGTCACATATATGAATTATCCGCCTGCGGTTCTGTATAAATTAATTAGATGACATAATTTTTTGCGTAATGAATCCGAATCAAAGTTTTTCCAATGTCATTCTGAGCAGAACGAAGAATCTCAATAAGTCATTTAGAATCAGAGATATTCCGCTTTTCTTGTGGATAATTCTATCCATCGGATTTATCGCGCGAATTATTTTTTCAATCTCACTTGAGTATTCAATCGTTCATGGAATTTCATCTGATGACAGCTATTATTA encodes the following:
- a CDS encoding glycosyltransferase family 39 protein, with product MAKNPKKKHFTKNVKEKDASGIFDFLNALLANQRFPYILSGIYFIVMLIVSLSYHTIGDYGVETDFYEGMVYEAKEFLKGNLIIEGYKGPLYPIFLALLGFVFKDYFTIGVIICVVYASLFIFFTYKTIEKIYSAQIAFGAALLIMSNSVFIQYSYSAGTDLFFCALAMISIYFLVKGEQLKLSYIFLSGFFASLAFLTRTNGLFLPAAALFCFVGIRYTSRHWKKIFQQSLIYIGGFLILNIPWSIYKYVHKGDFLYDRNFTNTAWELFGQGKMSWDYFQAVESPKFNSMADVFLRDPVHFLKEIFVINFYENFVGDLEKLLSIPFAVLLVIGVIALFKRKYFKNQVFFFINILFSFLILLPAFYSERFSMFLISGYGLIVLLLLNREQLLKINLGGLKLSLIIFLVVFVWSMVESITHNSKQIDFGPQEVLAISEAAPDSIKTETNWVIARKPHIGYYLDMSYRKIPFVSTYDSLITWMREKEADYFFVSSFEAQTLMSYTTNQNEQQKFYNLLNAEALKPELIPVTYMNYPPAVLYKLIR